One Rosettibacter firmus genomic window carries:
- a CDS encoding TIM-barrel domain-containing protein has product MKKALIYSSIILLVLFTVTSNAGLMKNHGELTVSLNPKNSFVSFRIHNSYGYDVLIESVDTIGSIGYVLNEKINWLKGIPEVTQISESKSLYKWKGNELIIVLETEKVNNDLVFNLRLENSSLNPSGWVINTKVNSDEYFSGIFERVVDGDQSKSWEKGIKEGLNLRGQRIEVKLKPTVSAYAPFYISSGNYAFFIHGTWPGVVDFCKNREDMVQIFFEGPELSFTLMMDKNPAELVKRHALLTGPSFVPPKWAFGPWRWRDEHFNNEKYYDGSKVNAPYNSQIVEEILLMQAYDIPCTAYWIDRPWGPGIDGYDDFEFDYKRLPNFEKMIKWLESKNIKTMLWIGPHVMGKMADTAEARGYDLKSRTRKNLRQIKIDFTNPDACKWWGELGPAKLAKLGIKGFKLDRADGEKLLDSLNLKTFIGTTYRENYNDYPRQYVKATYDAIKPVLGNDFILFPRAQYTGCAKYGGMWAGDTGNPPEGLRSVIIGAQRCAIMGYPIWGSDTGGYPRKINREVTKRWLGFSCFSPIMEVGPTNNRVFWDMDYEPSFDHELLAVWRFYAKLRMYLIDYIYHFAEVASKTGMPIIRPLFLEYPERKECWDDWTTYKFGDDLLVSIIWEEGKTKKSLYLPAGEVWIDIWDNKEYKGGQYIEVDAPDYKTPVFLRKGSSLILPDLNKLYQESVEKTSIKYNINELEAKENW; this is encoded by the coding sequence ATGAAGAAAGCCTTAATCTACAGTTCCATTATTTTGTTAGTATTATTTACAGTAACAAGTAATGCTGGTTTAATGAAGAATCATGGAGAATTAACAGTTTCATTAAATCCAAAAAATTCGTTTGTTTCTTTTCGAATTCATAATTCATATGGTTATGATGTTTTAATTGAATCAGTTGATACGATTGGAAGTATTGGATATGTATTAAATGAAAAAATTAATTGGTTGAAAGGAATTCCAGAAGTAACACAAATTTCAGAAAGCAAATCATTATATAAATGGAAAGGTAACGAATTAATAATTGTTCTCGAAACAGAAAAAGTAAATAACGATTTAGTTTTTAATCTTAGGTTGGAAAATAGTAGCTTAAATCCATCTGGTTGGGTGATAAATACAAAAGTAAATTCTGATGAATATTTTTCTGGTATATTCGAACGAGTAGTTGATGGAGATCAGAGTAAATCATGGGAAAAAGGAATTAAAGAAGGACTTAATTTAAGGGGACAGAGAATTGAAGTTAAATTAAAACCAACTGTTTCGGCTTATGCTCCTTTTTATATTTCTTCTGGGAATTATGCATTTTTCATTCATGGCACATGGCCTGGTGTTGTAGATTTCTGTAAAAATCGAGAAGATATGGTTCAAATATTCTTTGAAGGTCCTGAACTTTCGTTTACTTTAATGATGGATAAAAATCCAGCTGAATTAGTAAAAAGACATGCACTACTTACCGGACCATCTTTTGTTCCACCAAAATGGGCTTTTGGACCATGGCGATGGAGAGATGAACATTTCAATAATGAAAAATACTATGATGGTAGTAAAGTTAATGCTCCATATAATTCACAGATAGTCGAAGAAATTCTTTTAATGCAGGCATATGATATTCCCTGTACAGCATACTGGATTGATAGACCTTGGGGACCAGGAATTGATGGATATGATGATTTTGAATTTGATTATAAAAGATTGCCTAACTTTGAAAAGATGATAAAATGGCTCGAATCAAAAAATATCAAAACAATGTTATGGATTGGACCACATGTAATGGGCAAAATGGCAGATACTGCCGAAGCAAGAGGATATGATTTAAAAAGTAGAACCAGAAAAAATTTACGTCAGATTAAAATTGATTTTACTAATCCCGATGCATGTAAATGGTGGGGAGAACTTGGACCTGCCAAGTTAGCAAAACTGGGTATAAAAGGTTTTAAACTTGATCGTGCTGATGGTGAAAAACTTTTGGATTCACTTAATCTCAAAACTTTTATTGGTACAACTTACCGTGAAAATTATAATGACTATCCACGTCAATATGTTAAAGCAACTTATGATGCAATAAAACCTGTACTTGGTAATGATTTTATTTTATTTCCAAGAGCTCAATATACAGGTTGTGCTAAATATGGAGGTATGTGGGCTGGCGATACTGGAAATCCACCAGAAGGACTTCGTTCTGTAATTATTGGAGCTCAAAGATGTGCAATTATGGGTTATCCAATCTGGGGTTCAGATACAGGAGGATATCCAAGAAAAATTAATCGTGAAGTTACTAAAAGATGGTTAGGATTTTCTTGTTTCTCTCCAATTATGGAAGTTGGTCCAACCAACAATAGAGTTTTCTGGGATATGGATTATGAACCATCATTCGATCATGAATTACTTGCCGTCTGGAGATTTTATGCAAAATTAAGAATGTATCTAATCGATTATATTTATCACTTTGCAGAAGTTGCAAGTAAAACTGGTATGCCGATTATTAGACCATTGTTTCTCGAATATCCTGAACGAAAAGAATGCTGGGATGATTGGACAACTTATAAATTTGGTGATGATCTTTTAGTCTCAATTATTTGGGAAGAAGGAAAAACTAAGAAATCTTTATACCTCCCAGCAGGCGAAGTATGGATTGATATCTGGGATAATAAAGAATATAAAGGTGGACAATATATTGAAGTAGATGCTCCAGATTATAAAACTCCAGTTTTTCTACGTAAAGGTTCCAGTTTGATATTACCTGATTTAAATAAATTATATCAAGAGTCAGTCGAAAAAACTTCAATCAAATACAATATTAACGAATTAGAAGCAAAAGAAAATTGGTAA
- a CDS encoding glycosyl hydrolase, which translates to MRENFTLHLTRNNFQLFNVMPVISRWLFNLIILVLAFTFSENYSKDLKTLWPSVNNVTRPWTRWWWHGSAVSKEDLKLNMQELKNAGFGGVEITAIYGVKGHEKEDIKFQSPEWMNILEYTLDLGKQIGLGIDVANASGWPFGGPWVSDNDACKNLRYKVYTLKTGEKLNEKIKFIEPPLVRAVNRKVDISEVKYPISSNTNLQELALDQIRFERELPLQLLMAYNEKGDKIDLTKNVDKDGQLNWIAPYGNWKLYAIFIGWHGKMVERASRGGEGNVIDHFSESALKNYLKHFDKNVSKFHLNGIRAFFNDSYEVDDAQGQADWTPLLFEEFKRYRKYDLKNYLPALLGDDKEEICNRVICDYRETISDLLLNRFTLVWKKWARKYNALIRNQAHGSPANILDLYAASDIPETEGTSITRIKLATSAANVSGKQLISAEAATWLNEHFLSTLSEVKKNFDRYFANGVNHLVYHGTPYSPFNEEWPGRLFYASVHFAPTNTWWEDLKALNSYVTKCQSFLQNSKPANDILLYYPIYDIWSNRNSIMLKHFGTNNDELPEDLKFISNKFLNEGYLFDFISDKQIQQLSVKNKNIISNNYSEYKTLVIPECNYIPLETFQKILELAKEGATIIFHKNFPYDVPGLFNLENRQKQYQKLKSEIKFVSFANYEICNLGKGKLIKGEDVETILNIAGIMPETITENGIWFNRVNRKEGICYFFTNWSDKDIEQWIKVRSTGNDALWFDPMNNQVGRADIRNLKDGYAEVFVKLSKGETLILQWYSSKQNVERYRFYKETDNVMNFDNEWEIKFLKGGPTLPDSYSTKNLESWTKHSEDLKWFSGTASYKTIFRKPDFTADAFMLDLGKVCESAVVYLNGEKLGTLIGPKYQLIIQKENLKENNVLEIHVTNLMANRIIYMDKNGTNYKKFYNINFAAKERKNLDENGLFTAKNWEPLDSGLLGPVKLIGLQFLD; encoded by the coding sequence ATGAGAGAAAATTTCACATTACACTTAACAAGAAATAATTTTCAATTATTCAATGTTATGCCTGTAATATCAAGATGGTTATTTAATTTAATAATTCTTGTTTTAGCTTTTACTTTTTCAGAGAATTACTCTAAAGATCTGAAGACTTTATGGCCTTCTGTTAATAATGTTACTCGTCCATGGACAAGATGGTGGTGGCATGGTAGTGCTGTGAGTAAAGAAGATTTGAAACTAAATATGCAGGAACTTAAAAATGCTGGATTTGGTGGAGTTGAAATTACTGCAATATATGGAGTGAAAGGTCATGAAAAAGAAGATATAAAATTTCAATCACCAGAGTGGATGAATATTCTTGAATATACTTTAGATTTAGGAAAACAGATAGGTTTGGGAATTGATGTGGCTAATGCATCAGGCTGGCCATTTGGAGGTCCATGGGTTTCAGACAATGATGCTTGCAAAAATTTGAGATATAAAGTTTATACATTAAAAACTGGCGAAAAATTAAATGAAAAAATAAAGTTTATCGAACCACCACTTGTAAGAGCAGTAAATCGTAAAGTTGATATTTCAGAAGTTAAATATCCTATCAGTAGCAATACTAATTTACAGGAATTAGCTTTAGATCAGATTCGCTTTGAAAGAGAATTACCACTTCAATTACTTATGGCTTATAATGAAAAAGGAGATAAAATTGATCTTACTAAAAATGTAGATAAAGATGGTCAATTAAATTGGATTGCACCATATGGAAACTGGAAACTTTATGCAATCTTTATTGGATGGCACGGTAAAATGGTTGAACGGGCAAGCAGAGGTGGCGAAGGTAATGTTATTGATCATTTTTCAGAAAGTGCACTTAAAAATTATCTAAAACACTTTGATAAAAATGTATCTAAATTTCATTTAAATGGAATAAGAGCATTTTTCAACGATTCATATGAAGTTGATGACGCACAGGGACAGGCAGATTGGACTCCATTACTATTTGAAGAATTCAAAAGATATAGAAAATATGATTTAAAAAATTATTTACCTGCATTACTTGGAGATGATAAAGAAGAAATTTGCAATAGAGTAATATGTGATTATAGAGAAACAATTTCTGATTTATTACTGAATAGATTTACATTGGTCTGGAAAAAGTGGGCACGCAAGTATAATGCATTAATTCGAAATCAGGCTCATGGTTCACCCGCAAATATTCTTGATTTATATGCTGCAAGTGATATTCCAGAAACAGAAGGAACTTCAATAACTCGAATTAAATTAGCAACTTCTGCCGCAAATGTTTCTGGTAAACAATTAATTTCTGCAGAAGCTGCGACATGGCTTAATGAACATTTTCTTTCAACACTTTCAGAAGTTAAAAAAAATTTTGATAGATACTTTGCAAATGGTGTTAATCATCTTGTCTATCATGGTACACCTTATTCACCTTTTAATGAAGAATGGCCAGGTCGTCTATTTTATGCTTCAGTTCACTTTGCACCTACAAATACATGGTGGGAAGATCTTAAAGCTCTTAATTCTTATGTAACCAAATGCCAATCTTTCTTACAAAATTCAAAACCAGCAAATGATATTTTATTGTATTACCCGATTTATGATATCTGGTCTAATAGAAATAGTATCATGCTTAAACATTTTGGAACTAATAATGATGAATTGCCTGAAGATTTAAAATTCATTAGTAATAAGTTTTTAAATGAAGGATATTTATTTGATTTCATTTCGGATAAGCAAATTCAACAATTATCAGTAAAAAATAAAAATATTATATCAAACAATTATTCTGAATATAAAACATTAGTAATACCTGAATGCAATTATATTCCACTTGAAACATTTCAAAAAATTTTAGAACTGGCTAAAGAAGGAGCAACAATAATATTTCATAAAAATTTTCCTTACGATGTACCGGGTCTATTTAATTTAGAAAATCGACAAAAGCAATATCAAAAATTAAAAAGTGAAATAAAGTTTGTTTCATTTGCTAATTATGAAATATGTAATCTTGGTAAAGGGAAATTAATAAAAGGAGAAGATGTTGAAACAATCTTAAACATTGCAGGCATAATGCCTGAAACAATCACTGAAAACGGAATCTGGTTTAATAGAGTAAATCGCAAAGAAGGGATCTGCTATTTTTTTACTAACTGGAGTGATAAAGATATTGAACAATGGATTAAAGTACGTTCAACCGGAAATGATGCATTGTGGTTTGATCCAATGAATAATCAGGTTGGAAGAGCAGATATAAGAAATCTTAAAGATGGATATGCAGAAGTTTTTGTGAAATTAAGCAAAGGAGAAACTTTAATTTTGCAATGGTATTCATCTAAACAAAATGTTGAAAGATATAGATTCTATAAAGAAACTGATAATGTTATGAATTTCGACAATGAATGGGAAATTAAATTTTTGAAAGGTGGTCCAACTTTACCAGATTCATATTCAACTAAAAATCTGGAATCCTGGACAAAACATTCAGAAGATTTAAAATGGTTTTCTGGAACTGCGAGCTATAAAACAATTTTTCGTAAACCTGATTTTACTGCAGATGCCTTTATGTTAGATCTTGGTAAAGTATGTGAATCGGCTGTAGTCTATTTAAATGGTGAAAAATTAGGAACATTGATTGGACCGAAGTATCAATTAATTATTCAAAAAGAAAATTTGAAAGAGAATAATGTACTTGAAATACATGTAACTAATTTGATGGCAAATAGAATTATTTATATGGATAAAAATGGTACTAACTATAAAAAATTTTATAATATCAATTTTGCTGCTAAAGAAAGAAAAAATCTTGATGAAAATGGTCTTTTTACTGCGAAGAATTGGGAACCACTTGACTCGGGATTGTTGGGTCCTGTTAAGCTAATTGGATTACAATTTTTAGATTAA
- a CDS encoding right-handed parallel beta-helix repeat-containing protein produces the protein MKKIITFLFIGFITLNNIYSQIFVAPDGNDSNPGTIDKPLGTLQKAQELAKPGDTVYIRGGIYKIRPNQISRVVSNLFACVTYLDKNGIEGKTIKYWAYPGETPVFDFSDFKPPNQRVVGIYVIGNYIHLKGLEMTGIQVTITSHTESYCIYSRGSHNIFEQISMHDNIGTGLRHYKGGYNLFLNCDAYRNWDNVSEDKLGSNTDGFGCHPDAGGKGNIFKGCRAWFNSDDGFDIIRAKESVVFDSCWSFYNGYSTSFQSLGDGNGFKAGGFAHDTADKIPSPVPKHTIKFCIAVGNKANGFYSNHHLEGNEWYNNTAYQNDINFNMVNRESAQIDNIWFNGYNHVLKNNLSYKPRNTDTAYIDNKKNTLSHNSFDLGLKITDDDFVSLDVSQLTSPRKQDGSLPDIDFMRPVKGSSLIDAGVDLGFEFYGIAPDLGALESKEVTDIKNYENKIPDEFELYQNYPNPFNDATNIIFNIPYSTHVKILIYNSLGQAVYTLLDEFKDKGSYTVHFNGNHLPSGVYFCKVAAGRSSKVKQMVLLK, from the coding sequence ATGAAAAAAATAATTACATTTTTGTTTATTGGTTTTATAACGCTCAATAATATATATTCACAAATTTTTGTTGCTCCAGATGGTAACGATTCAAATCCCGGGACAATAGATAAACCACTCGGAACACTTCAGAAAGCTCAAGAACTTGCAAAACCTGGTGATACTGTTTATATAAGAGGTGGCATTTATAAAATTCGACCGAATCAAATTTCGAGAGTGGTTTCAAATTTATTTGCCTGTGTAACTTATTTAGATAAAAATGGTATTGAAGGAAAAACAATAAAATACTGGGCTTATCCTGGCGAAACCCCAGTATTTGATTTTTCTGATTTTAAACCACCAAATCAAAGAGTTGTTGGAATTTATGTTATTGGGAATTACATTCATTTGAAAGGCTTGGAAATGACTGGCATTCAGGTTACAATTACTTCACATACAGAATCATATTGTATTTACAGTAGAGGCAGTCATAACATTTTTGAGCAAATTAGTATGCATGATAATATTGGAACTGGATTAAGACATTATAAAGGTGGTTACAATTTATTTTTGAATTGCGATGCATATAGAAACTGGGATAATGTTTCTGAAGATAAACTTGGTTCAAACACTGATGGTTTTGGATGCCATCCCGATGCTGGAGGTAAAGGAAATATTTTTAAAGGTTGTCGTGCATGGTTTAATAGTGATGATGGTTTTGATATAATAAGAGCTAAAGAATCTGTCGTTTTTGATAGTTGCTGGTCGTTTTACAATGGTTATTCTACATCATTTCAAAGCCTGGGAGATGGTAATGGTTTTAAAGCTGGAGGATTCGCACACGATACTGCAGATAAAATTCCTTCTCCAGTTCCAAAACATACAATTAAATTTTGTATAGCTGTGGGAAATAAAGCAAATGGATTTTATTCTAATCATCACCTGGAAGGTAATGAATGGTATAATAACACAGCTTACCAGAACGATATTAATTTTAATATGGTGAATCGAGAAAGTGCTCAAATAGATAATATCTGGTTTAATGGATATAATCATGTTTTAAAGAATAATCTAAGTTACAAACCAAGAAATACAGATACTGCTTATATTGATAATAAAAAAAATACACTTTCACATAATTCATTTGATCTTGGATTAAAAATTACAGATGATGATTTTGTTAGTCTTGATGTTTCTCAATTAACATCACCACGAAAACAAGATGGCAGTTTACCTGATATTGATTTTATGCGTCCAGTTAAAGGTAGTAGTTTAATTGATGCAGGAGTAGATTTAGGTTTTGAATTTTATGGTATAGCACCAGATCTTGGAGCTTTAGAATCGAAAGAGGTAACAGATATAAAAAATTATGAAAATAAAATTCCAGATGAGTTTGAATTATATCAGAATTATCCAAATCCTTTTAATGATGCTACAAACATAATTTTTAATATTCCTTATTCAACACATGTAAAGATTTTAATTTATAATTCATTGGGACAGGCAGTATATACGCTCTTGGATGAATTTAAAGATAAAGGTAGTTATACAGTTCACTTTAATGGAAATCATTTGCCAAGTGGTGTTTATTTTTGTAAAGTTGCTGCAGGCAGAAGTTCTAAAGTAAAACAGATGGTTTTATTGAAATGA
- a CDS encoding oligogalacturonate lyase family protein, with translation MSKQKISNLILRKLIHFQLTLSYRNLIFLLLLFGSISCKEDYGRKIQFLETGSLKPMPDVWIDNVTGHRVIRLIPGNGDNRSFYFHNNPFVPSDGKNNDKMIFYRKVNNNYQLFSIDLKTREIEQLTFKNNVRGEIVGKKIRRVFYQCGDSVFSTGIEDHITKLIYVFPKGIVGTISTLNADETLLAGALITKDELEILNKYSNKADYFERIFEAKLPRTLFTINIKTGEFKKIYTENAWLNHIQFSPVDPELLMFCHEGPWHKVDRIWLMNINDAKPKLMHKRTIEREIAGHEFFSPDGENIWYDLQIPRGETFYLASVNIKSDKSIKYGLKRDEWSIHFNISPDQKLFAGDGGDSGQVAKAKNGMWIYLYKPVGDSLRSEKLVNMKHHDYKLEPNVHFSPDGKFVIFRANFEGHPDIYAVEIKKYKN, from the coding sequence ATGAGTAAACAAAAGATTTCTAATTTAATTTTGAGAAAATTAATTCACTTTCAATTAACTCTAAGTTACAGAAATTTAATTTTTCTTCTGCTTTTATTTGGTAGTATATCCTGCAAAGAAGATTATGGAAGAAAAATTCAATTCTTGGAAACAGGTTCTTTAAAACCAATGCCAGACGTATGGATTGATAATGTTACTGGTCATAGAGTTATTCGTCTTATTCCAGGTAATGGAGATAATAGAAGTTTTTATTTTCATAATAATCCTTTTGTCCCTTCTGATGGGAAAAACAACGATAAAATGATTTTTTATAGAAAAGTAAATAATAACTATCAATTATTTTCAATAGACCTTAAAACAAGAGAGATTGAACAACTTACGTTTAAGAATAATGTAAGAGGAGAAATAGTTGGTAAAAAAATTAGAAGAGTTTTTTATCAATGTGGTGATAGTGTTTTTTCTACAGGGATTGAAGATCACATTACAAAGTTAATTTATGTTTTCCCGAAAGGCATAGTTGGAACTATATCTACATTAAATGCTGATGAAACTCTATTAGCTGGTGCTTTAATAACAAAAGATGAACTTGAAATATTAAATAAATATTCGAATAAAGCTGATTATTTTGAACGTATATTCGAAGCAAAATTACCACGCACACTTTTTACGATTAATATTAAAACTGGTGAATTCAAAAAAATATATACAGAAAATGCATGGCTTAATCACATACAATTTTCTCCTGTCGATCCAGAATTATTGATGTTCTGTCACGAAGGTCCATGGCATAAAGTTGATAGAATTTGGTTGATGAACATAAATGATGCTAAACCCAAATTAATGCACAAAAGGACTATCGAAAGAGAAATAGCTGGACATGAATTTTTTAGTCCAGATGGTGAAAATATATGGTATGATTTACAAATACCGAGAGGTGAAACATTTTATCTTGCATCAGTAAATATTAAGAGTGATAAAAGCATTAAATATGGTTTAAAAAGAGATGAATGGTCAATTCATTTTAATATTTCTCCCGATCAAAAATTATTTGCTGGAGATGGAGGAGATTCTGGACAGGTGGCAAAAGCTAAAAATGGTATGTGGATTTATCTTTATAAACCAGTTGGCGATAGTTTAAGATCAGAAAAATTGGTAAATATGAAACATCATGATTATAAATTAGAACCCAATGTTCATTTCTCACCAGATGGTAAGTTTGTAATATTTAGAGCAAACTTCGAAGGTCATCCAGATATTTACGCTGTTGAAATAAAAAAGTATAAAAATTAA
- a CDS encoding exo-beta-1,4-galactosidase: MKVCIVNKSIIVFLLLLVFSFESFPQKISENKISLKGKWLFQIDPDDKGVEQKWYISKLNDVVRLPGSMLDNNKGYDPSLDTKWTGSIYDSSWFFRPDMAKYRQKDNLKFPFWLTPNKHYIGVAWYQKEIEIPGNWEGRKIELFLERPHWETTVWIDSIKIGMQNSLSTPHRYDLSKILKPGKHTITIRVDNRIKEINVGPDSHSITDQTQGNWNGIVGDLYLRATSPVNFDDIKLYPDINNKSVRIVFVVNNITEENKTIRLKVEAESFNSDKVHKVEPYIEEIKFKAGKSSFEINYPMGEEVQLWDEFNPALYKLTAILNDESGNIDKREVQFGMRSFTINGTRFEVNNRQVFLRGTVENCVFPLTGYPPTDVESWERIFKICKNYGLNHMRFHSWCPPEAAFQAADKLGFYLQVEGPSWANHGVTLGDGLPVDQYLFDEMNRIVDAYGNHPSFCMMAYGNEPAGKNQVKYLTEFVNYWKAKDNRRVYTSASIGRSWPLVPESQFIVRSEPRGLPWDKRPQSIFDYYDRIEKYTAPYVVHEMGQHCVFPNFKEIKKYTGLYKAKNFELFKEELEKNNMGDQAEDFLMASGKLQVLCYKSEIEAALRTKGLAGIQLLSLNDYPGQGTALVGVLDAFWDEKGYVTANEFRQFFGETVPLARLPKFVFKNNETFHADIEIFHFGKQPLYKVIPEWEITDSKNNIIAKGSFIVKDIPIGNCIPLGEINFPLSQFRNAIKLNLIVSVANFKNQWEFWVYPADLNINYGDIYFTNKLDDKTKSILENGGKVFLNAAGIVENGKDVVQYLNPVFWNTSWFKMRPPHTLGILCNPEHPIFNYFPTEFHSNLQWWEILNRQQVMNLELFPPEFKPLIQPIDTWFLNRRLAVLFEAKVLNGKIIVCSSDLQNNEERPVAKQLLYSITQYMLSDKFNPEYKVDYSIIEELFEKKERPPAINFYTKQSTDDLKPNIK, encoded by the coding sequence ATGAAAGTTTGTATAGTTAACAAATCAATTATAGTCTTTCTGTTATTATTAGTTTTTTCATTTGAAAGCTTTCCACAAAAAATTAGTGAGAATAAAATTTCATTAAAGGGAAAATGGTTATTTCAAATTGATCCTGATGATAAAGGAGTAGAACAAAAATGGTATATATCAAAATTAAATGATGTTGTAAGATTACCAGGTTCTATGTTAGATAACAATAAAGGATATGATCCATCTCTTGATACTAAATGGACTGGAAGTATTTACGATAGCTCATGGTTCTTTCGACCTGATATGGCAAAGTACAGGCAAAAAGATAATTTAAAATTTCCATTCTGGCTTACACCAAATAAACATTATATTGGAGTTGCCTGGTATCAAAAGGAAATTGAAATTCCCGGTAATTGGGAAGGAAGAAAGATTGAATTATTCCTTGAACGTCCACACTGGGAAACAACGGTATGGATTGATTCCATTAAAATTGGAATGCAAAATAGTCTTTCAACACCGCATCGATATGATTTATCAAAAATTTTAAAACCTGGGAAACATACAATTACAATAAGAGTAGATAATCGCATAAAGGAAATTAATGTTGGTCCGGATTCGCACAGCATTACAGATCAAACACAAGGAAATTGGAATGGTATTGTAGGCGATCTTTACCTGAGAGCAACTTCTCCAGTAAATTTTGATGACATAAAACTTTATCCAGATATAAATAATAAATCAGTTCGAATAGTATTTGTAGTTAATAATATTACAGAAGAAAATAAAACTATCAGATTAAAAGTTGAAGCAGAATCATTTAATTCAGATAAAGTTCATAAAGTTGAACCGTATATTGAAGAAATAAAATTTAAAGCTGGTAAATCTTCTTTTGAAATTAATTATCCAATGGGAGAAGAAGTTCAACTATGGGATGAATTTAATCCTGCACTTTATAAGTTGACTGCTATTTTAAATGATGAATCAGGAAATATTGATAAACGTGAAGTACAATTTGGGATGCGTTCGTTTACAATTAATGGAACTCGTTTTGAAGTAAATAATCGTCAAGTATTTTTAAGAGGGACAGTTGAAAATTGTGTTTTCCCATTAACTGGTTATCCTCCTACGGATGTAGAATCTTGGGAAAGAATATTCAAGATATGTAAAAATTATGGATTGAATCATATGCGTTTTCACTCATGGTGTCCTCCAGAGGCCGCTTTCCAGGCAGCCGATAAATTGGGCTTTTATCTACAAGTTGAGGGACCAAGCTGGGCAAATCATGGAGTAACTCTTGGTGATGGATTACCTGTAGATCAATATCTTTTTGATGAAATGAATCGTATTGTTGATGCTTATGGTAATCATCCATCCTTTTGCATGATGGCATACGGTAACGAGCCAGCAGGTAAGAATCAGGTTAAATATCTTACCGAATTTGTTAATTACTGGAAAGCTAAAGATAATCGAAGAGTTTATACAAGTGCTTCGATTGGTAGAAGCTGGCCATTGGTACCCGAAAGTCAATTTATTGTTCGATCAGAACCTCGTGGCTTACCCTGGGATAAGCGGCCTCAGAGTATTTTTGATTACTACGATAGAATTGAAAAATATACTGCCCCATACGTTGTTCATGAAATGGGGCAACATTGTGTCTTCCCAAATTTTAAAGAAATAAAAAAATATACTGGTCTTTACAAAGCTAAAAATTTTGAATTGTTCAAAGAAGAATTAGAAAAAAATAATATGGGAGACCAGGCAGAAGACTTTTTAATGGCTTCAGGTAAATTACAGGTTTTATGTTATAAATCTGAAATTGAAGCTGCACTGCGTACAAAAGGATTAGCTGGTATTCAACTTCTAAGTCTTAATGATTATCCAGGACAGGGGACTGCTCTTGTTGGTGTACTTGATGCTTTCTGGGATGAAAAAGGATATGTAACTGCAAATGAGTTTAGACAATTTTTTGGTGAGACTGTCCCATTAGCTCGTTTACCAAAATTTGTTTTTAAAAATAACGAAACTTTTCATGCTGATATTGAAATCTTTCATTTTGGGAAACAACCACTTTATAAAGTTATACCTGAATGGGAAATAACTGATTCTAAAAATAATATAATTGCAAAAGGTTCTTTTATAGTAAAAGATATACCTATTGGCAATTGTATCCCTTTAGGTGAAATTAATTTCCCGCTTTCTCAATTCAGAAATGCAATAAAACTAAATCTTATTGTATCTGTTGCTAATTTTAAAAATCAATGGGAGTTCTGGGTTTATCCTGCAGATCTTAATATTAATTATGGTGATATTTATTTTACAAATAAACTTGATGATAAAACAAAATCTATATTAGAAAATGGTGGTAAAGTTTTTCTAAATGCTGCGGGTATTGTTGAAAATGGAAAAGATGTAGTTCAATATTTAAATCCTGTATTCTGGAATACATCCTGGTTTAAGATGAGACCACCACATACATTAGGAATTTTATGTAATCCAGAACATCCAATTTTTAATTATTTCCCTACAGAATTTCATAGCAATTTACAATGGTGGGAAATATTGAATCGACAGCAGGTTATGAATCTTGAACTCTTCCCGCCCGAATTTAAACCACTTATCCAGCCAATTGATACATGGTTTCTAAATCGCCGTCTTGCAGTTTTATTCGAAGCAAAAGTATTGAATGGTAAAATTATAGTTTGTAGTTCAGATCTTCAAAATAATGAAGAAAGACCTGTAGCAAAACAATTATTATATAGTATCACGCAATATATGTTATCAGATAAATTCAATCCTGAATATAAAGTTGATTATTCTATTATCGAAGAACTCTTTGAAAAGAAAGAAAGACCACCTGCAATAAATTTTTATACAAAACAAAGTACAGATGATTTAAAACCAAATATTAAATAA